A region from the Corylus avellana chromosome ca7, CavTom2PMs-1.0 genome encodes:
- the LOC132186468 gene encoding probable polyol transporter 6, whose translation MTAGAREKGDEEKMNKYALSCTIVISMISIIFGYDTGVMSGAMIFIEEDLKINDIQVSVLAAILNLCALVGSLIAGRLSDYIGRRYTIVAAAIVFLVGSVLMGYSPNYPVLLSGRCIAGIGVGFALMIAPVYTAEISPPKSRGFLTSLPDMAISFGILLGYVSNFFFAKLSLTLGWRMMLGVAAIPSLGLAIGILKMPESPRWLTMKGRLGEAKKMLLKICSSEEEAEMRFKDIKAAAGIDENTTGDFVKRSNEEQGGGAWKELLLRPTPSVRWILFAAVGLHFFDHATGIEAILLYSPRIFKAAGVHSKKKLLLATVGVGITKTVFISVATFLLDRVGRKPLLMIGTSGMVIALAVLGFALTMVENTKEKLMWALIVSIIAVYTFVAFFSMGIGPIAWVYLSEIFPLRVRALGVGIGVAVNRLMNATVSFSFISIYKAMTMGGAAFMFCGLGMLSMVFFYFFLPETKGKTLEEIEVLFGKKEKEVAIESQPMRHQYQ comes from the exons ATGACTGCGGGAGCAAGGGAAAAGGGTGATGAAGAAAAGATGAACAAATATGCTCTTTCCTGTACTATAGTTATCTCTATGATCTCCATAATATTTGGTTATG ATACTGGTGTTATGAGTGGTGCTATGATATTCATAGAAGAAGATCTCAAAATCAATGACATCCAAGTGTCAGTCCTCGCCGCAATCCTAAACCTATGCGCCCTGGTGGGTTCACTTATAGCCGGGAGACTCTCAGATTATATCGGTCGTCGTTACACAATTGTTGCGGCCGCCATAGTTTTCTTGGTCGGCTCGGTTCTGATGGGCTATTCCCCGAACTATCCGGTACTACTTTCCGGAAGGTGCATTGCTGGGATTGGCGTCGGCTTTGCACTTATGATTGCACCTGTTTACACTGCGGAGATTTCTCCTCCTAAATCCCGCGGTTTCCTGACCTCCCTTCCGGACATGGCCATTAGCTTTGGCATCTTACTTGGCTATGTCTCAAACTTCTTCTTCGCCAAACTGAGTCTGACACTTGGATGGAGGATGATGCTTGGTGTTGCAGCAATCCCTTCGCTTGGCTTGGCTATAGGCATCCTCAAAATGCCTGAGTCTCCCAGGTGGCTTACAATGAAAGGCCGTTTAG GtgaagccaagaaaatgttgtTGAAGATATGCAGCAGTGAAGAAGAAGCCGAGATGCGGTTCAAGGACATCAAAGCTGCAGCAGGGATCGATGAAAACACCACAGGCGATTTTGTAAAGCGTTCCAACGAGGAACAGGGCGGAGGAGCTTGGAAAGAGCTGTTGCTAAGGCCTACACCCTCCGTCCGATGGATTTTATTCGCAGCAGTTGGACTTCATTTCTTCGACCACGCAACGGGCATTGAGGCGATTCTGTTATACAGTCCAAGAATCTTCAAGGCAGCCGGAGTCCACAGCAAGAAAAAGCTCTTGCTTGCAACTGTCGGGGTAGGGATAACGAAGACGGTGTTTATATCTGTGGCTACGTTTCTTCTTGACAGAGTTGGAAGGAAGCCACTGTTGATGATAGGCACATCGGGTATGGTTATAGCCTTAGCAGTATTAGGGTTTGCCCTCACCATGGTGGAGAACACAAAAGAGAAGCTGATGTGGGCGCTGATCGTCAGCATTATTGCCGTCTATACATTTGTTGCCTTCTTTTCTATGGGGATTGGGCCCATCGCGTGGGTGTATCTCTCCGAGATATTCCCCCTCAGGGTGAGGGCGCTTGGCGTTGGCATTGGGGTGGCTGTGAATCGTCTCATGAATGCAACGGTTTCGTTTAGTTTCATTTCAATTTACAAAGCAATGACAATGGGCGGAGCCGCCTTCATGTTTTGTGGCCTTGGTATGTTGTCTATGGTGTTCTTCTATTTCTTCTTGCCAGAGACCAAGGGGAAGACTTTGGAAGAGATTGAGGTGCTCTTTGGGAAAAAGGAGAAGGAAGTTGCCATAGAATCTCAGCCCATGAGGCATCAGTACCAATAG
- the LOC132186842 gene encoding acidic leucine-rich nuclear phosphoprotein 32-related protein, producing MRYRVSYLMDEIWERAVETALDGQTDHASARTLTLDGAVKCVQGRLPPPSLLERFQNLQHLSIANIGVSSLEQFPRLRNLQKLILSDNRIAGGLEFLVEAGLDSLRDLDLSNNRIQFIEDLAPLAQLKLVSLDLYECPVTRVKDYRSRVFGLIKSLKYLDKMDAEENERPESDDEEEEEEDDEDDPGSGEIDGEDRPYVMNNGHSEGAEGVVDVDEDEDEESNADEEETETARRVNGPNHQANGFRVERVEGADGDEDEEDADDDEDNESGEEIDEEEGDDDDVVEVHEIEDSDDEEDVVEYDEEDEDDEEDDEDEEEEVDNDEGDLAEPESTGRLTSTEGEIDGHEQGEDVGDEEDNGETGEEEQGVEEVGVFEDEEEGEEEEEDYGAGYLVQPVAQAEEDDDGGSDMEPVNEDDAEEEEEVEDDDDVQVLPPPSSSHLKRKRDEDADTDAKKDENGEDDEENDDVDYSKSSKKHH from the exons ATGAGATATAGGGTTTCGTATTTGATGGACGAGATCTGGGAGCGAGCCGTGGAGACAGCGCTAGACGGCCAAACGGATCACGCCTCGGCTCGAACCCTAACTCTAGACGGCGCCGTAAAGTGCGTGCAAGGCCGGCTTCCCCCTCCGAGCCTTCTAGAGAGGTTCCAGAATCTTCAGCACCTCTCTATCGCTAACATCGGCGTCTCGTCTCTCGAGCAGTTCCCTCGGCTTCGGAACCTACAGAAGCTCATCCTCTCCGACAATCGGATCGCCGGCGGCCTCGAGTTCCTAGTCGAGGCGGGACTCGACTCGCTCCGAGACCTCGACCTCTCCAACAATAGGATTCAGTTCATCGAGGATCTCGCCCCGCTCGCCCAGCTCAAGCTCGTCTCGCTGGATCTCTACGAGTGCCCCGTGACGCGCGTCAAGGACTATCGATCTAGGGTTTTCGGATTGATCAAATCGTTGAAGTATTTGGATAAGATGGACGCGGAGGAGAATGAGCGGCCGGAGTCCGATgacgaggaggaggaggaagaagatgacGAGGATGATCCCGGGAGTGGCGAAATTGATGGTGAGGATAGGCCGTATGTGATGAACAATGGGCACAGCGAGGGGGCTGAAGGAGTTGTCGATGTCGACGAGGATGAGGACGAGGAGAGCAATGCAGATGAGGAGGAGACGGAGACGGCTAGGAGAGTGAATGGGCCAAATCATCAGGCCAATGGGTTTCGGGTTGAGCGTGTTGAGGGAGCGGATGGTGATGAGGATGAAGAGGAcgctgatgatgatgaagacaaTGAATCGGGGGAGGAAATTGATGAGGAGGAGGGTGACGATGACGATGTAGTTGAGGTGCACGAGATTGAGGACAGTGATGATGAGGAAGACGTGGTTGAGTATGATGAGGAGGACGAGGATGACGAAGAGGATGACGAGGATGAAGAGGAGGAAGTGGACAATGACGAGGGGGATCTTGCGGAGCCGGAGAGTACAGGGCGGTTGACGAGCACAGAGGGGGAGATTGATGGACACGAGCAGGGTGAGGATGTTGGAGATGAGGAGGATAACGGTGAGACTGGGGAGGAAGAGCAGGGTGTTGAAGAAGTTGGAGTGTTTGAGGACGAAGAAGAGGGTGAGGAGGAG GAAGAAGACTATGGTGCAGGATACTTAGTTCAGCCAGTGGCGCAggctgaagaagatgatgatggtgGTAGTGATATGGAACCAGTAAATGAAGATGATGctgaagaggaggaagaagttgaagatgatGACGATGTTCAAGTGCTGCCCCCACCGTCTTCTTCGCACCTTAAGAGGAAAAGGGACGAAGACGCAGACACAGACGCCAAGAAGGATGAGAATGGTGAGGATGACGAGGAAAACGATGATGTCGACTACAGCAAGTCATCCAAGAAGCATCATTAG
- the LOC132187406 gene encoding uncharacterized protein LOC132187406 — translation MKDDDVLPTTTANSKKESSDSSLFGKCRYKFWALAAILLLALWSMFTGTVTLRWSAGNLNRLSDDFDSPIHDDLDVLEMEEREKVVRHMWNVYTNSRRIRLPRFWEEAFEAAYEDLTSDAPGVREAAVTEIAKMSVRSIDLDPPPVQSTTARELSKSLKHAETGREVVTWTGGHR, via the exons ATGAAGGATGACGATGTCCTTCCAACTACGACGGCTAACTCCAAGAAAGAAAGCTCGGATTCGAGTCTATTTGGTAAATGCCGGTACAAGTTCTGGGCATTGGCGGCCATTTTGTTGCTAGCATTGTGGTCCATGTTCACCGGCACCGTCACGCTCCGTTGGTCCGCCGGTAACCTCAACCGCCTCTCCGACGACTTCGATAGCCCCATCCACGATGATCTCGACGTCCTC GAAATGGAGGAGAGGGAGAAGGTGGTGAGGCACATGTGGAACGTGTACACCAACAGCCGTCGGATCAGATTACCGAGGTTCTGGGAGGAGGCCTTCGAGGCTGCCTACGAGGATTTGACCAGCGACGCCCCTGGCGTCAGAGAGGCTGCCGTTACTGAGATTGCTAAGATGTCCGTACGCTCCATTGATCTCGATCCTCCTCCCGTCCAATCAACG ACTGCACGAGAATTGAGTAAGAGTTTGAAGCACGCAGAAACAGGCAGGGAAGTAGTGACCTGGACAGGTGGTCATCGATGA
- the LOC132186470 gene encoding probable polyol transporter 6 — MGSNSMEDGSGEKQTRFNMYACACAIVASIVSIIFGYDTGVMSGAMIFIKEDLKINDTQVEVLAGILNLCALVGSLVAGRTSDYIGRRYTIVLASIIFLLGAILMGYAPTYAILMTGRCTAGVGVGFALMIAPVYSAEISSPSSRGFLTSLPELCISLGILLGYLSNYFFGKMALKLGWRLMLGIAAVPSLALAFGILKMPESPRWLVMQGRLGDAKKVLLLVSNSKEEAEARIRDIKSAAGIDENCQEDVVKLSRKARGEGVWKELLLTPSPAVRRILIAAIGIHFFEHATGIEAVVLYSPRIFKKAGITDQDKLLLATVGVGLTKTAFIFMATFWIDRVGRRRLLLISTGGMIAALTVLGFSLTMAGQSKEIKLLWAMSLSIVAIYVYVAFFSIGLGPITWVYSSEIFPLKLRAQGASIGVAVNRVMNATVSMSFISIYKAITIGGSFFMFAGISVLAWVFFYFSLPETKGKSLEEMETLFSKNARPRNTGIEVQQRSNV, encoded by the exons ATGGGTTCGAATTCGATGGAGGATGGTAGCGGAGAAAAGCAGACGAGGTTCAATATGTATGCTTGTGCCTGTGCTATAGTTGCCTCTATTGTCTCCATTATATTTGGTTACG ATACTGGTGTAATGAGTGGAGCCATGATATTCATAAAGGAAGATCTAAAAATAAACGACACTCAAGTTGAAGTCCTAGCTGGAATCCTGAACTTATGTGCTCTAGTAGGTTCCCTCGTCGCAGGAAGAACATCAGACTACATCGGGCGCCGCTACACAATTGTCTTAGCCTCCATCATTTTCTTGCTTGGTGCAATTTTGATGGGCTACGCCCCAACTTACGCAATCCTAATGACTGGAAGGTGCACCGCCGGGGTTGGTGTGGGCTTTGCGCTCATGATAGCTCCCGTTTACTCGGCAGAGATCTCCTCTCCATCGTCCCGAGGCTTTCTAACCTCCCTACCGGAGCTTTGCATCAGTCTTGGAATCTTACTCGGCTATTTATCCAATTACTTCTTCGGAAAAATGGCTTTGAAACTTGGCTGGAGATTGATGCTAGGAATTGCTGCAGTCCCTTCACTTGCCTTGGCTTTTGGCATTCTAAAAATGCCCGAGTCCCCAAGATGGTTAGTAATGCAAGGCCGTCTGGGAGACGCCAAGAAAGTATTGTTGCTTGTATCCAACTCTAAAGAAGAAGCCGAAGCCCGTATCCGTGACATAAAATCGGCTGCCGGAATCGACGAGAACTGCCAAGAGGATGTCGTCAAACTTTCCAGAAAGGCGCGCGGTGAAGGGGTTTGGAAAGAACTTTTGCTTACGCCTTCTCCCGCCGTCCGCCGGATTTTGATTGCGGCAATCGGTATTCACTTCTTTGAGCATGCGACAGGCATAGAGGCAGTCGTTTTATACAGTCCAAGAATCTTCAAGAAAGCTGGGATCACTGACCAGGACAAGCTCTTGCTTGCCACGGTTGGTGTAGGGCTTACAAAGACTGCATTTATATTTATGGCAACATTTTGGATCGACAGAGTTGGGAGGAGACGACTTCTTCTAATAAGCACAGGGGGCATGATTGCAGCCCTAACAGTATTAGGGTTTAGTTTAACAATGGCAGGGCAATCAAAGGAGATCAAGCTCTTGTGGGCAATGAGCCTTAGCATCGTTGCTATTTATGTATACGTGGCTTTCTTTTCTATAGGGCTTGGACCGATAACATGGGTGTATAGCTCTGAGATATTTCCTCTGAAGTTGAGGGCACAAGGGGCAAGTATTGGGGTTGCTGTGAATAGGGTAATGAATGCTACGGTTTCTATGAGTTTCATTTCAATTTACAAAGCAATTACGATAGGTGGGAGTTTCTTTATGTTTGCTGGTATCTCTGTGCTGGCATGGGtgttcttttatttctctttgcCGGAGACAAAGGGAAAGTCTTTGGAAGAGATGGAGACGTTGTTCAGCAAAAACGCAAGGCCTAGAAATACAGGTATAGAAGTTCAGCAAAGAAGCAATGTGTAA
- the LOC132186467 gene encoding uncharacterized protein LOC132186467: protein MRRLCPNIDREDGLETVLEVPIPEEMFTSMGTNVTLRWQNMLTWMRAQTSDKWSSPVIAGRFNELRFLLYLVGSPLIPLQVQLGHSIHRPVKDCSIEASTAKYIVQQYTAATGGQPALNSVGSMCVTGQVKIRASDFHQGKYESIEVKKSTQEVGGFVLWQKNPDLWCLELVVSGCKVSCGSNGKVSWRHSSNQLTPISKGPPRPLRRFLQGLDPRATANLFIDALCIGERIINDEDCFILKLETSPAIREAQSGPNYDIIHHTIWGYFSQRSGLLIQFEDSRLLRMKTRGDEDVFWETSTESVMEDYKYVDGVNIAHSGKTHVTVFRYGEHSANHKRELEETWKIEEVDFNIWGLTMESFMPPADLENKENINVFGN, encoded by the exons ATGAGGAGACTTTGTCCGAATATCGATCGAGAAGATGGCCTCGAGACGGTTCTTGAGGTCCCTATACCAGAAGAAATGTTCACAAGCATGGGGACTAACGTAACATTACGGTGGCAAAACATGCTCACGTGGATGAGAGCTCAAACTTCCGACAAATGGTCTTCGCCGGTCATTGCCGGACGCTTTAACGAGCTACGTTTCCTCCTTTACCTTGTCGGATCCCCACTCATCCCCCTTCAGGTCCAACTGGGACACTCAATCCACCGCCCTGTCAAAGATTGTTCCATT GAAGCTTCAACGGCTAAATATATCGTTCAACAGTACACAGCAGCAACGGGAGGGCAACCGGCATTAAACTCAGTGGGAAGCATGTGTGTGACCGGGCAGGTGAAGATAAGAGCGTCGGATTTTCACCAAGGGAAGTACGAGAGTATAGAGGTGAAAAAGAGCACCCAGGAGGTTGGCGGATTTGTGCTTTGGCAGAAGAATCCGGACTTGTGGTGCTTAGAGCTTGTCGTCTCCGGCTGCAAGGTAAGCTGTGGAAGCAATGGAAAGGTTTCATGGCGGCATTCCTCTAATCAACTCACACCCATTTCAAAAGGTCCACCCAGACCCTTGCGCCGTTTTCTACAG GGATTGGACCCAAGGGCCACAGCCAACTTATTTATAGATGCACTGTGTATTGGAGAGAGGATAATAAACGATGAGGATTGCTTCATTCTGAAGCTAGAGACGAGCCCAGCAATTCGCGAGGCCCAAAGCGGTCCAAACTACGATATCATCCACCACACAATATGGGGCTACTTCAGCCAACGCTCCGGCCTCCTGATTCAATTTGAGGACTCGAGGCTACTCAGGATGAAAACCAGAGGGGACGAAGACGTTTTCTGGGAGACGAGCACGGAGTCGGTGATGGAGGATTATAAATATGTCGATGGTGTAAATATTGCGCATAGCGGCAAGACCCACGTCACAGTTTTCAGATATGGGGAGCATTCTGCCAACCACAAGAGGGAGTTGGAAGAGACGTGGAAAATTGAAGAGGTGGATTTCAACATATGGGGTTTGACAATGGAAAGCTTTATGCCGCCTGCTGAtctagaaaataaagaaaatattaatgtaTTCGGTAATTGA
- the LOC132188286 gene encoding uncharacterized protein LOC132188286: MLLLSPASTSLPSPRSNSFNFAHGRARLHAPLKLLGMAKESSDSGNVGVVEKAAIAGGLVSTPVIGWSLYTLKTTGCGLPPGPGGSIGAIEGVSYLVVVGIVAWSLYTKIKTGSGLPNGPFGLLGAVEGLSYLTLLAIVVVFGLQYFEQGYIPGPLPADQCFG; the protein is encoded by the coding sequence ATGTTGCTATTGTCACCCGCATCAACATCCCTACCGTCACCACGAAGTAACTCTTTCAATTTCGCCCATGGAAGAGCAAGGTTGCATGCACCACTCAAACTCTTGGGCATGGCAAAAGAGAGCAGCGACAGCGGCAACGTCGGCGTTGTAGAGAAAGCTGCAATAGCTGGTGGCTTGGTCTCAACCCCAGTGATAGGCTGGTCCCTCTACACGCTCAAGACAACTGGCTGCGGCCTCCCGCCTGGGCCAGGGGGCTCAATAGGCGCAATAGAGGGCGTCAGCTATCTAGTTGTTGTGGGAATCGTAGCTTGGTCCTTGtacaccaaaatcaaaaccGGTTCGGGTTTGCCCAATGGTCCTTTCGGGTTGTTAGGAGCTGTTGAAGGTCTATCGTACTTAACTTTGCTTGCCATTGTCGTTGTGTTCGGGTTGCAGTATTTTGAGCAGGGTTATATTCCCGGCCCTCTCCCAGCTGACCAGTGCTTTGGCtga
- the LOC132187044 gene encoding F-box protein At5g49610-like — translation MDRGKRSNNVIANRNNKIYMDLKDIIREHTLPFLPAKSLFRFKTVCRDWKLQISTPFFAHNQSNSFHDISGLFCQSSSNPPSFISLDPDSYGVPDPSLQFLPEPVDIKTSSNGLLCCQGHTGDKAYYICNPVTKQWKKLPKPNANHGSDPSLVLMFEPSLLNFVAEYKLICAFPSADFDSTCEFEIYSSAEGSWRISGEIYFGATKLIPNSGVHVDGIVYWLSEGSGIVAFDLTMERSQRLYGHYGCLGVMNGKLTSTSAYNRTLTVSVLSNPYTNTMAMNSRVKAWDLKLSVSIDNSSEFRGISFSELHGFSCPGSLPYNKGAVLFASRDVIVFRSQKTLYSYDLKTKKFGRLSDEADDDIRIIAYVNSLVEI, via the coding sequence ATGGATCGAGGGAAGAGATCAAATAATGTCATTGCAAACAGAAACAACAAGATATACATGGACCTCAAAGACATAATAAGGGAGCACACCCTGCCTTTTCTTCCTGCTAAATCACTTTTTAGGTTCAAAACAGTTTGTAGGGACTGGAAGCTCCAGATCTCAACTCCTTTCTTTGCCCACAATCAGTCAAATAGTTTCCATGATATCTCGGGCTTATTTTGTCAATCTAGTTCGAATCCACCTTCATTTATCTCCCTTGACCCAGATTCTTACGGTGTTCCAGACCCATCTTTGCAGTTTCTGCCTGAACCAGTTGACATCAAGACTTCTTCCAATGGCTTACTATGCTGCCAGGGTCACACTGGTGACAAGGCCTACTACATCTGCAATCCTGTTACCAAGCAGTGGAAGAAACTCCCTAAACCCAATGCTAATCATGGGTCTGACCCTTCCCTTGTGCTGATGTTTGAGCCGTCGTTACTCAACTTTGTCGCCGAGTACAAGCTCATTTGTGCTTTTCCATCTGCTGACTTTGACAGTACATGCGAATTTGAGATCTATTCCTCTGCAGAAGGGTCCTGGAGAATTTCTGGTGAGATATACTTTGGTGCTACAAAGCTCATTCCTAACTCAGGTGTCCATGTGGATGGAATTGTTTACTGGCTTTCAGAGGGTAGTGGAATTGTTGCTTTTGATCTCACCATGGAGCGGTCACAACGCCTTTATGGTCATTATGGCTGCTTGGGTGTTATGAATGGGAAGCTTACTTCGACTAGCGCTTATAATCGGACACTAACTGTGAGTGTGCTGTCCAATCCCTACACAAACACGATGGCTATGAACAGCAGAGTCAAGGCTTGGGATTTAAAACTTAGTGTCAGTATCGACAACAGCTCGGAGTTCCGCGGAATTTCATTTTCAGAGCTTCATGGATTTTCATGTCCTGGATCTTTGCCATACAATAAGGGAGCTGTGCTCTTTGCGAGCAGGGATGTGATCGTGTTTCGGAGCCAGAAAACGCTTTATTCATACGACCTGAAGACTAAAAAATTTGGACGCCTGAGCGATGAAGCTGATGATGATATTAGAATCATTGCTTATGTGAATAGCCTTGTTGAAATTTAG
- the LOC132186793 gene encoding plant-specific TFIIB-related protein 1: protein MKCPYCSLAQGRCATTSSGRSVTECASCGHVIEERQSQPHHLFHLRAQDNPLCLVTPDLPSLEAHHDEEDPFEPTGFITAFSTWSLEPSPLFLSSCLSFSGHLAELERTLESYSSSSSSSSSSSTVVVDNLRAYMQIIDVSSILGLDHDISDHAFQLFRDCCSATCLRNRSVEALATAALVQAIREAQEPRTLQEISIAANVPQKEIGKYIKILGEALQLSQPINSNSISVHMPRFCTLLQLNKSAQELATHIGEVVINKCFCTRRNPISISAAAIYLACQLEDKRKTQAEICKVTGLTEVTLRKVYKELLENWDDLLPSNYTPAVPPERAFPTTVIASGRASAPKVDLVEVTSSSDRDKQSEIKGNKTIECPDTGHLARAKEEAESRGNSLGASNPVLSRPPTFWQPQAPFVTSGSRTVGEKIPNISRGTDINELHSNHQELERKVDQDTNHATTNSLKPNQLVSLPTSSGSSVSRQFWPPPIPVPPPNVRFVQPPSVVSGYAEHQGAGSLNGTRNANQFGDT, encoded by the exons ATGAAGTGCCCGTACTGCTCCTTGGCGCAGGGGCGGTGCGCCACCACCAGCTCGGGCCGGTCCGTAACGGAGTGCGCGTCGTGCGGGCACGTTATCGAGGAGCGGCAGTCCCAGCCCCACCACCTCTTCCACCTCCGTGCTCAAGACAACCCTCTCTGCCTCGTCACCCCCGACCTGCCCTCCCTCGAGGCCCACCACGACGAAGAGGACCCATTCGAGCCCACAGGCTTCATCACCGCCTTCTCCACCTGGTCCCTCGAGCCCAGCCCTCTCTTCCTCAGCTCCTGCCTTTCCTTCTCCGGCCACCTCGCCGAGCTTGAGCGCACTCTCGAATCTTATTCTTCCTCATCgtcgtcttcttcttcctcttccactgTTGTGGTCGACAATCTGAGGGCGTACATGCAAATCATCGACGTGTCCTCCATTCTGGGCCTGGACCACGACATTTCCGACCACGCGTTCCAGTTGTTTAGGGATTGTTGCTCCGCCACTTGTTTGAGGAATCGGAGCGTGGAGGCGCTCGCCACTGCCGCTCTTGTCCAAGCCATTAGGGAGGCCCAAGAGCCCAGGACCCTCCAG GAAATCTCAATTGCAGCTAATGTACCCCAGAAGGAGATTGGGAAGTACATCAAGATACTTGGAGAAGCTCTACAACTAAGTCAGCCCATTAATAGCAATTCCATATCAGTCCATATGCCAAGGTTTTGCACACTTCTCCAACTCAACAAATCTGCCCAG GAGCTTGCAACTCATATTGGAGAAGTTGTTATCAATAAATGCTTCTGCACTCGGAGGAATCCTATTAGCATCTCTGCAGCTGCTATTTATTTGGCCTGCCAATTAGAAGACAAACGCAAAACCCAGGCAGAGATTTGTAAGGTGACCGGCCTCACTGAGGTCACTCTTCGTAAAGTCTACAAGGAGCTGTTAGAGAATTGGGATGATTTGCTCCCATCTAATTACACCCCAGCTGTTCCTCCAGAGAGAGCATTTCCCACAACTGTGATTGCTTCAGGCCGTGCTTCAGCACCTAAAGTTGATTTAGTTGAAGTGACTTCTTCATCAGACAGAGACAAGCAATCAGAAATCAAAGGTAACAAAACAATTGAGTGTCCAGATACGGGCCATCTGGCCCGAGCTAAAGAGGAAGCTGAAAGTAGGGGTAACTCTCTCGGTGCCTCTAACCCTGTGTTGAGCCGACCACCCACATTCTGGCAACCCCAGGCCCCATTTGTGACTTCTGGCTCCAGGACAGTGGGGGAAAAGATTCCGAATATCTCTCGAGGAACAGACATCAATGAACTGCACTCTAACCATCAAGAGTTGGAGCGGAAGGTAGATCAGGATACAAATCATGCGACTACTAATTCCCTAAAGCCAAACCAGCTTGTGAGTCTCCCAACTTCAAGCGGAAGTTCAGTTTCCAGGCAGTTTTGGCCCCCACCTATCCCTGTGCCTCCTCCAAACGTTCGATTTGTTCAGCCACCAAGTGTAGTTTCTGGTTATGCTGAACATCAAGGAGCTGGGAGTCTAAATGGAACTAGAAATGCCAATCAGTTTGGGGATACCTAG